The Oncorhynchus nerka isolate Pitt River linkage group LG12, Oner_Uvic_2.0, whole genome shotgun sequence genome includes a region encoding these proteins:
- the LOC115138723 gene encoding leucine-rich repeat transmembrane protein FLRT2-like: MELHQSGRVWNKDWVSFLRPWIPILLGLHMQFSRASGSSCPEECRCDRTFVYCNERSLTSVPLGIGEGYKTLYLHNNQINNAGFPLEFHHIASVENVYLYGNQLDEFPINLPKNVRVLHLQENNIQTISRTALAQLLWLEELHLDDNSISTVGVEEGAFREAISLKMLFLTKNHLSSVPIGLPEDLKELRLDENRIAVIAEEAFRNVTRLERLLLDGNLLTDEGVAPGTFQDLVMLRELSLARNSLTYPPPLLPGDVLVKLNFQDNQMNEIPVTSFEGLRRLERLDISNNQLQSLTQGVFDGLVSLRQLTVRNNLWLCDCSINWVILWLKSLPTSLNVRGFMCQKPERVRGMVIRELNTELIQCPHSTTTAPPPINLPPTSPGLTSRSPPSSTNSPSDMHSLSPPSKLPSSPTPHPHPPLFSSSPPRDGEQRTNLPPLDPERENLQIKFTILNGSAIHVSWVASFPVTAYKVTWAKMGPSLSGDTVRDRMVGGEHRGIRLANLEPKSTYRICVIPLDVFNNYRPKDDTVCSEAVTKPVSYGPDNNKGPLWPEQATQQDPSSPFLLAGLIGGAVIVVLVLLLSIFCWHMHKKDRSSSTNWKYNKGRRKDDYGEAGTKKDNSILEMTETSFQIVSLNNEQLLKGDYRIQPMYTPNGGIGFRDFPVGNNSTVYCKNNVQADTDFCRA; this comes from the coding sequence ATGGAGCTCCATCAGTCAGGGCGTGTGTGGAATAAGGACTGGGTCTCTTTCCTCAGGCCGTGGATACCCATACTGCTGGGCCTGCACATGCAGTTCTCCCGGGCGTCCGGGTCCAGCTGCCCTGAGGAGTGCCGCTGTGATAGGACCTTTGTTTACTGCAATGAGAGAAGCCTGACCTCGGTGCCTCTAGGGATCGGAGAGGGCTACAAGACCCTCTACCTCCACAACAACCAGATAAACAATGCCGGCTTCCCCTTGGAGTTTCACCACATAGCCTCCGTGGAGAATGTCTATCTCTACGGCAACCAGCTTGACGAGTTCCCCATCAACCTGCCCAAGAATGTTCGGGTGCTGCACCTGCAGGAGAACAATATCCAGACCATTTCCCGGACCGCACTGGCCCAGCTGCTGTGGCTGGAAGAGCTACATCTGGACGATAACTCCATCTCCACAGTTGGGGTGGAAGAAGGGGCGTTCAGAGAGGCAATCAGCCTCAAGATGCTCTTCCTTACAAAGAATCACCTGAGCAGCGTCCCTATTGGTCTACCGGAAGATCTCAAAGAGTTGCGATTGGACGAGAACCGGATCGCGGTTATCGCAGAGGAGGCGTTCAGGAATGTGACGAGGTTAGAACGCCTCCTGCTGGATGGGAACCTGCTGACAGACGAGGGTGTGGCACCTGGAACCTTCCAGGACCTGGTAATGCTCCGGGAGCTGTCTCTGGCGCGGAACTCCCTCACCTACCCACCCCCACTGCTCCCGGGGGACGTTCTGGTGAAGCTGAACTTTCAGGATAATCAGATGAATGAGATCCCTGTGACGTCTTTCGAGGGACTGAGAAGGCTAGAGAGACTGGATATTTCCAACAACCAGCTGCAGTCCCTGACACAGGGGGTCTTTGACGGCCTCGTCAGCCTCAGACAGCTCACTGTTCGGAACAACCTTTGGCTGTGTGACTGCAGCATTAACTGGGTCATACTGTGGTTAAAGTCCCTGCCAACCTCCCTCAACGTGCGCGGCTTCATGTGCCAGAAGCCTGAGAGGGTCCGTGGCATGGTAATCAGAGAGCTGAACACTGAGCTGATCCAGTGCCCTCACAGCACCACAACTGCCCCGCCGCCCATCAACCTGCCCCCCACCTCACCAGGCCTGACCTCCCGCTCCCCTCCCTCCTCGACAAACTCCCCATCAGAcatgcactccctctctcccccatccaagctcccctcctctcccacacctCACCCacacccccctctcttctcctcttcccctcccagaGACGGGGAACAGAGGACTAACTTGCCACCCCTGGACCCAGAGCGGGAGAACCTGCAAATCAAGTTCACCATACTCAACGGTTCAGCCATCCACGTCAGCTGGGTGGCCTCCTTCCCTGTCACAGCCTACAAGGTCACCTGGGCCAAGATGGGTCCCAGCCTGTCTGGAGACACGGTCCGGGATAGGATGGTGGGAGGGGAGCACCGGGGCATACGGTTGGCCAACCTCGAGCCTAAATCCACCTACCGAATCTGTGTCATCCCCTTAGACGTGTTCAATAACTACCGGCCCAAGGATGATACAGTGTGTTCAGAGGCTGTGACTAAGCCGGTCTCCTATGGTCCAGATAATAATAAAGGTCCGTTGTGGCCGGAGCAGGCCACCCAGCAGGACCCCAGCTCTCCCTTCCTCCTGGCTGGCCTCATTGGAGGCGCTGTGATTGTTGTCCTGGTGCTTCTCCTCAGCATATTCTGCTGGCACATGCACAAGAAGGACCGGTCGTCCTCAACCAATTGGAAATACAACAAGGGCAGGAGAAAAGATGACTATGGAGAGGCAGGAACCAAAAAGGATAACTCTATACTGGAAATGACTGAGACCAGCTTCCAGATAGTGTCCCTGAACAACGAACAGCTCCTGAAAGGAGACTACCGCATACAGCCCATGTATACCCCTAATGGGGGCATAGGCTTCAGAGACTTCCCTGTGGGGAACAATAGCACAGTATATTGCAAGAACAATGTTCAAGCAGACACAGACTTTTGCCGTGCATGA